A genomic segment from Candidatus Brocadia sinica JPN1 encodes:
- a CDS encoding TIGR04283 family arsenosugar biosynthesis glycosyltransferase, whose product MKISVIIPALNEESHIEKTLQSVTKQDGDYEFFVVDGGSSDNTVAIAKRYTTVITSQRGRAIQMNTGAKACNGDILLFLHADTLLPGNAFREIRKRMKDDTVAGGSFYIAFDADTFILKGVSFITRFNFRLFHFGDQGIFARRDVFQTLHGYKEITIMEDYDFYKRLGNQGKVILIRMPVISSARRFVKKGAIRQLLINKFVVLAYWAGMNIQTIKRFYDDMR is encoded by the coding sequence TTGAAGATATCCGTAATTATTCCCGCACTGAACGAAGAATCCCACATTGAAAAAACACTTCAGAGCGTTACAAAACAGGACGGTGATTATGAATTCTTTGTGGTAGACGGAGGAAGTAGCGATAATACGGTTGCGATCGCAAAAAGATACACCACGGTGATAACCAGCCAGCGTGGCCGGGCAATTCAGATGAACACCGGTGCAAAGGCGTGCAATGGCGATATTTTGCTATTCCTGCATGCCGATACACTCTTGCCAGGCAACGCCTTCCGTGAGATAAGAAAAAGGATGAAGGATGATACGGTAGCAGGAGGTTCATTTTATATTGCATTTGATGCAGATACCTTTATACTAAAGGGTGTTTCATTTATCACACGCTTTAACTTCAGACTCTTCCACTTTGGCGACCAGGGTATTTTTGCACGACGTGATGTCTTTCAGACACTCCACGGATACAAAGAAATAACCATTATGGAAGACTATGATTTTTATAAACGGCTGGGTAACCAGGGTAAAGTTATCCTTATACGGATGCCGGTGATTTCTTCGGCGAGACGATTCGTCAAAAAAGGTGCAATAAGACAGTTGTTGATTAATAAGTTCGTAGTGCTTGCCTATTGGGCTGGTATGAATATTCAAACCATTAAACGTTTTTATGACGACATGAGGTAA
- the surE gene encoding 5'/3'-nucleotidase SurE, translating into MQILLTNDDGIYAPGIAALKHKIQDLGQVTVVAPDVEQSGVGHSITFSHPLRIREAHLDNEFIGYSVNGSPADCVKLAIYEVVKQKPDVVISGINMGSNVGIHILYSGTVAAAVEAAIMGFPSIAVSFEISGQYADIHSAAKVARSVIERILSHKLPKGSLLNVNIPSIPPDQIKGIKVTRQFAHDFKENFEKRIDPGGKDYYWLIGTDKTRHREEDTDIHAVNEGYISITPLRYDLTDYAMQKRVVEWDWKGIVS; encoded by the coding sequence ATGCAGATATTGCTGACAAATGATGATGGCATTTATGCCCCCGGGATTGCTGCCCTAAAGCATAAAATTCAAGACCTGGGACAAGTTACCGTGGTAGCGCCCGATGTTGAACAGAGTGGCGTGGGACACTCCATTACCTTCAGCCATCCATTACGAATCAGAGAGGCACATTTAGATAATGAATTTATCGGTTACAGTGTAAACGGCTCTCCGGCAGATTGTGTAAAACTGGCCATTTATGAAGTTGTGAAACAGAAACCGGATGTAGTCATATCGGGAATTAATATGGGTTCCAATGTGGGTATCCATATCCTGTATTCCGGGACAGTGGCAGCGGCAGTTGAGGCTGCCATTATGGGATTTCCCTCCATTGCCGTTTCATTCGAGATTTCTGGCCAATATGCTGATATCCATAGCGCGGCAAAGGTTGCCAGGAGCGTCATAGAACGCATTCTATCGCATAAACTACCAAAAGGGTCGTTGCTCAACGTAAATATTCCCTCAATTCCCCCGGATCAAATCAAAGGTATAAAGGTAACACGACAATTTGCCCATGATTTTAAAGAAAACTTTGAAAAACGCATAGATCCTGGTGGAAAGGACTATTATTGGTTGATAGGCACAGACAAGACCCGACATCGTGAGGAAGACACAGATATTCATGCCGTCAACGAAGGCTATATCTCCATTACTCCGCTCCGTTACGACCTGACAGATTACGCCATGCAAAAAAGGGTCGTGGAGTGGGACTGGAAAGGGATCGTGTCGTAA
- a CDS encoding DUF4160 domain-containing protein — MPVISMFFGIIIRMFYDDQNPPHFHVEYQGRKALFDFQGNIIKGGIQSKTATRLIREWIDLHEKELFED, encoded by the coding sequence ATGCCTGTAATATCGATGTTCTTTGGGATTATTATCAGAATGTTTTATGATGATCAGAATCCACCACATTTTCATGTAGAATATCAAGGAAGAAAGGCGTTGTTTGATTTTCAAGGGAACATTATAAAAGGTGGTATTCAGTCGAAGACGGCTACAAGGCTGATTAGAGAATGGATTGATTTGCATGAAAAAGAATTATTTGAGGATTAG
- a CDS encoding transposase, protein MTPCKKGSWSGTGKGSCRKFGQDGLRQEIIQKQRTTAPTKGRLFAIDDTDRPKPFAKKTEGAKWQYFSPLKKEEVCYAGVGAAFVSQAKRFPLDIIPYLPASEFPRGVKNPQFKDMIQIAIELFDLYAESFGFSGTVFDSWYATARFLKHLYEKDKIFYSEMKSNRNIFMYHPAKKTLLHQTR, encoded by the coding sequence ATTACGCCATGCAAAAAAGGGTCGTGGAGTGGGACTGGAAAGGGATCGTGTCGTAAATTTGGCCAGGATGGATTAAGACAGGAAATCATTCAAAAACAAAGAACTACTGCTCCCACGAAAGGCAGACTTTTCGCCATTGATGACACAGACCGCCCTAAACCCTTTGCAAAGAAAACCGAGGGAGCAAAGTGGCAATATTTCAGCCCACTCAAAAAAGAGGAAGTCTGTTATGCCGGAGTCGGCGCTGCTTTCGTCTCACAAGCAAAACGCTTCCCTCTTGACATAATACCTTATTTGCCTGCCTCTGAATTTCCCAGAGGAGTAAAAAATCCTCAATTTAAAGACATGATACAAATCGCTATAGAACTTTTCGACCTCTACGCAGAAAGTTTCGGTTTCTCAGGCACAGTCTTCGACTCATGGTATGCCACAGCCAGGTTCCTCAAACACCTCTATGAAAAAGACAAAATCTTCTACTCAGAAATGAAATCCAACAGAAACATCTTCATGTACCATCCGGCAAAAAAAACACTGCTGCATCAAACCAGATGA
- a CDS encoding carboxypeptidase-like regulatory domain-containing protein: MVKNIALSLCFIMASGYVFSYNTITAQTPTPTLVPTPISKGSVSGTVTAKKSGKPIKRAKVSLKSKEPNFKDKTTTDNDGKYLFSDLSAGNYTLRVKKQGFKNAKKKIELAEGENEVVDFQLKKETTDDDNGGGDGGGY, from the coding sequence ATGGTTAAAAACATTGCATTATCTTTATGTTTTATCATGGCTAGTGGATATGTATTTTCGTACAATACCATAACAGCCCAAACACCTACCCCTACGTTAGTACCTACACCTATTTCAAAAGGCAGTGTATCCGGTACAGTAACAGCCAAAAAATCAGGCAAGCCAATAAAGCGTGCAAAAGTTTCTTTGAAGAGTAAGGAACCGAATTTCAAGGACAAAACCACCACTGACAATGATGGTAAATATCTATTTTCAGATTTAAGCGCTGGTAATTATACCCTGAGGGTGAAGAAGCAAGGCTTTAAGAACGCAAAAAAGAAAATTGAACTTGCGGAAGGAGAAAATGAGGTAGTCGATTTTCAATTGAAAAAAGAAACTACCGATGATGACAATGGTGGCGGTGATGGTGGTGGATACTGA
- a CDS encoding DUF2442 domain-containing protein — MWELNDIVSIEYKKDYIYKIMFDDGLSVCVDFAKWLDKGPVFKKLKDIKLFKKAQIDGGTISWPNGADIAPETIYEEIENVQIRHSIGRAKARR; from the coding sequence ATGTGGGAACTAAATGATATTGTTAGTATTGAATATAAAAAGGATTATATTTACAAAATTATGTTTGATGACGGCCTTTCTGTCTGTGTTGACTTTGCGAAATGGCTAGATAAAGGTCCAGTATTCAAAAAGCTTAAAGATATAAAATTGTTTAAAAAAGCCCAAATTGATGGAGGAACTATTTCGTGGCCAAATGGAGCTGATATTGCTCCTGAAACAATTTATGAAGAAATTGAAAATGTCCAAATACGTCATTCCATCGGACGTGCTAAAGCACGCCGATGA